From the Francisella frigiditurris genome, one window contains:
- a CDS encoding HlyD family secretion protein yields the protein MLESQRLLKKSPSLAKVIIVVFIVVFSLVTILAFVPWQQTAASYGYVTTLSPSERQQNISAPMGGRLGRWFVFEGEKVKKGDPIVEVIDLDPEVLSRLEEEKKAIELSIASSELAIKNAKKNVARHKHLVKTGASTQRIIEQSEFELVNYTKELAIQRVNLAKVKVSIARQKSRLVKAPVDGVIVDRVHGVGGLIVKETDVLATIVPESKTRIVELWVKNMDIPLIKLRDKVMLQFEGWPAVQFSGWPQIAIGTFEGEVMFISPQNNYLGEYKIFVKPAGDRNWPSPDILRLGTGVKAWVMLNKVSLGYELWRRYNGFPINLNSPDLRIEETKEVV from the coding sequence ATGTTAGAAAGTCAGAGATTGCTTAAAAAAAGTCCTAGTTTAGCAAAAGTAATTATAGTAGTTTTTATAGTTGTATTTTCTTTAGTAACAATTTTAGCATTTGTTCCATGGCAACAGACAGCTGCTAGCTATGGATATGTTACTACGCTATCACCTTCTGAAAGACAGCAAAATATATCAGCTCCTATGGGGGGACGTCTTGGTAGATGGTTTGTTTTTGAAGGCGAGAAAGTAAAAAAAGGAGATCCCATTGTTGAAGTTATTGATTTAGATCCTGAAGTATTATCCAGATTAGAAGAAGAAAAAAAAGCCATAGAACTTAGCATAGCATCATCAGAACTAGCAATTAAGAATGCTAAAAAAAATGTTGCAAGACATAAGCACCTTGTTAAAACTGGAGCAAGTACTCAGAGAATAATTGAACAGTCAGAATTTGAGTTAGTGAATTATACTAAAGAGCTTGCGATACAAAGAGTTAATTTAGCAAAGGTTAAGGTTTCAATAGCAAGGCAGAAAAGTAGATTAGTAAAGGCTCCTGTTGATGGAGTAATTGTTGATAGAGTTCATGGTGTTGGGGGTCTAATAGTTAAGGAGACTGACGTTTTAGCAACTATAGTTCCAGAAAGTAAAACTCGTATTGTAGAGTTATGGGTTAAAAATATGGATATTCCTTTGATAAAGCTGAGAGATAAAGTGATGTTGCAGTTTGAGGGCTGGCCTGCTGTTCAGTTTAGTGGATGGCCTCAGATAGCAATTGGTACTTTTGAGGGGGAAGTAATGTTTATTTCTCCACAAAATAATTACTTAGGCGAATATAAGATCTTTGTTAAGCCTGCCGGCGATAGAAATTGGCCTTCTCCAGATATTTTACGTCTTGGTACTGGAGTGAAAGCTTGGGTAATGCTTAATAAAGTTAGTTTAGGTTATGAATTGTGGAGGAGATATAACGGTTTTCCAATTAATCTAAACAGTCCAGATTTGCGTATAGAAGAAACTAAAGAAGTTGTTTAA
- a CDS encoding ATP-binding cassette domain-containing protein, whose translation MIYKQLKSLLDIPRGTVYIFFIYSILLGILSLTIPISVQTLVNLVNVSISTRPIISLTIILFVLLTTAFCIRIFQIYLVEHIERRLFVNLSVKILEKINKIRFYNFTNINVAEKVNRAFELPMLQKSVSIIFITLLDIVLQIIFCVIILGFYHPLFLTFDILLVTLVFLSLFLPFFSACKTAYAESTCKYEIVAWFEELANNPISFRQANNADLSLKILDKHLCDYIGYRKKHFGFLLRHHIYIGITYILINIALLSLGSYLIIKGQLSIGQLIAAELLINVVLVGMLKFSYYLDDCYDFIVGAIKIKQLFEISELEKIEKLSLNVSSIDRLKILDKDIELNVSFKNKNIEQLVLDKESTNKICLSLLDGNKFESFSLYINDHDLSIYDQSSLNEKLILIRNIELYDAKVIENIKLGQLESFKVEFLKEVLVKLDLEYLEEIFYERIDSQIVKYKIDYNDQVILMILRAIMMDPKLILIVDVFYFLNTELQNKIINLLNELKIPTIIIRQGSNVRKSEIA comes from the coding sequence ATGATTTATAAACAGTTAAAATCTTTATTAGATATACCTCGAGGTACAGTTTATATATTTTTTATTTATAGTATCTTGTTGGGAATTCTTTCTTTAACGATCCCAATTTCTGTTCAGACTCTTGTGAACTTGGTTAATGTCAGTATTTCTACAAGACCCATTATTAGTCTGACTATTATTTTATTTGTTCTATTAACAACAGCTTTTTGTATTAGAATATTTCAGATTTATTTAGTCGAGCATATAGAGCGAAGATTGTTTGTTAATCTATCAGTCAAGATATTAGAGAAAATCAATAAAATAAGATTCTATAACTTTACAAATATTAATGTAGCAGAAAAAGTTAATAGAGCCTTTGAGCTACCAATGTTACAGAAATCTGTTTCAATAATATTTATAACATTGTTAGATATAGTATTACAGATAATATTTTGTGTCATAATATTGGGGTTTTACCATCCTCTTTTTTTAACTTTTGACATTCTTTTAGTAACTTTAGTTTTTTTATCTTTATTTTTACCTTTTTTCTCAGCTTGTAAAACAGCCTATGCTGAGTCTACATGCAAGTATGAAATAGTTGCCTGGTTTGAGGAGTTAGCTAATAATCCCATTTCCTTTAGACAAGCAAATAATGCTGATTTGAGTTTAAAAATTTTAGATAAACATTTATGTGATTATATAGGCTATAGGAAAAAGCATTTTGGATTTTTATTAAGGCATCATATTTATATTGGCATAACTTATATTTTGATAAATATAGCTTTATTAAGCTTAGGTTCATACTTGATTATTAAAGGTCAATTATCTATTGGTCAGTTAATAGCTGCAGAATTATTAATAAATGTTGTTCTTGTTGGAATGTTAAAGTTTAGCTACTATCTTGATGACTGCTACGACTTTATTGTTGGTGCTATAAAGATAAAACAGTTATTTGAGATTTCGGAACTTGAGAAAATAGAAAAACTCTCATTAAATGTCTCTAGTATTGATAGGCTTAAAATATTAGATAAAGATATAGAGCTAAATGTAAGCTTCAAAAATAAAAATATAGAACAGTTAGTTTTAGATAAGGAAAGTACTAATAAGATATGTCTGAGTCTGCTAGATGGTAATAAATTTGAATCATTTTCTTTATATATTAATGATCATGATCTTTCTATATATGATCAAAGTAGTTTGAATGAAAAATTAATTTTGATTAGAAATATTGAGTTATATGATGCAAAAGTTATTGAAAATATAAAACTAGGTCAGTTAGAGAGTTTTAAGGTAGAGTTTCTTAAAGAAGTATTAGTAAAACTTGATTTAGAGTATCTTGAAGAGATATTTTATGAAAGAATTGATTCACAAATAGTCAAATACAAGATTGATTATAATGATCAAGTTATTTTGATGATCTTAAGAGCAATAATGATGGATCCTAAGCTTATTCTTATTGTTGACGTTTTTTATTTTTTAAATACTGAACTACAAAATAAAATAATTAATTTATTAAATGAGTTAAAAATTCCTACGATAATAATTAGGCAGGGTTCAAATGTTAGAAAGTCAGAGATTGCTTAA
- a CDS encoding MFS transporter, translated as MKKTHIQLVTLAIITIMGMDLIDTTVMNNILPKIAETFDVTPVHLKMGISIYMIIMGMFLPISSWIAEKVGYRKTLIFAASGFGFFSMMTGLATSDIQMFTYRGFQGLFAAFSAPVASLAYLKFSENMLEGTASLSNYTLIMAVVGQILGGMLASISPESWRLAFLLQVPFALFAILILYKIFPKEDLLNKDRKFDFLGLTIIGLSISFLFILSEVILKDVAVWIKISLAVGVCFSVSLYAFVYRKIKDPVIDFSIFKNHDFKIPFYTNFLCRLSVYWVFFAWPVVLYNLSHLNTIYISIMSVFLMLGTIVSKKVTKKLIYHYGYKLCMIVGLIGIAFVLSLSIVFDIHYHYFTFCLMAMAYGFVLGMYQTSSNAVMYTVIDKSKLDSVNTLKNSSNMISSAFALTAFTLAYDFYHMLGSDHHWEKVFSEAYYAVVLSAAIIQILLALWIFFGMRNIRENL; from the coding sequence ATGAAAAAAACACATATTCAACTAGTAACTTTAGCCATTATCACTATTATGGGTATGGATCTTATTGATACTACAGTTATGAATAATATCTTACCCAAAATAGCTGAAACTTTTGATGTTACTCCAGTTCATTTAAAGATGGGTATTAGTATATATATGATTATCATGGGTATGTTTTTACCAATTAGTTCTTGGATTGCAGAGAAAGTAGGCTATCGTAAGACATTGATTTTTGCGGCAAGTGGTTTTGGTTTTTTCTCCATGATGACTGGTTTAGCAACATCAGATATTCAGATGTTTACGTACAGAGGTTTTCAAGGTTTATTTGCTGCATTCTCAGCTCCTGTTGCAAGCTTAGCTTATCTTAAATTTTCAGAAAATATGTTGGAAGGTACAGCATCTCTATCTAACTATACTTTAATAATGGCAGTAGTAGGGCAAATACTTGGAGGTATGCTCGCTTCGATCTCACCAGAATCATGGAGATTAGCTTTTTTATTGCAAGTTCCTTTTGCATTATTTGCCATTCTCATTTTATATAAAATCTTTCCAAAGGAGGATTTACTTAATAAAGATAGGAAGTTCGATTTTTTAGGGTTAACTATAATTGGTTTATCGATCTCATTTCTATTTATTCTGAGTGAGGTTATTTTAAAAGATGTGGCAGTTTGGATTAAAATTAGCCTAGCTGTTGGTGTATGTTTTTCAGTATCTTTATATGCTTTTGTTTATAGGAAGATAAAGGATCCTGTCATAGATTTTAGTATTTTTAAAAATCATGATTTTAAAATTCCTTTTTATACAAATTTTCTATGCAGACTAAGTGTTTATTGGGTGTTTTTTGCTTGGCCTGTGGTTCTTTATAATCTAAGTCATTTAAACACTATTTATATATCTATCATGTCAGTATTTCTGATGCTGGGTACTATAGTGTCGAAGAAAGTAACTAAAAAGCTTATATATCATTATGGATATAAGCTTTGTATGATAGTAGGCCTTATTGGAATAGCATTTGTTTTATCTTTATCTATAGTTTTTGATATTCATTATCATTATTTCACCTTCTGTTTGATGGCTATGGCATATGGCTTTGTGTTGGGAATGTATCAAACTTCGTCTAATGCAGTAATGTACACCGTTATAGATAAAAGTAAGCTAGATAGTGTAAATACCCTTAAGAATTCAAGTAATATGATTTCATCAGCTTTTGCTTTAACAGCATTTACATTGGCATATGATTTTTATCATATGTTAGGTTCAGATCATCATTGGGAGAAGGTTTTCTCAGAGGCTTATTATGCAGTAGTGCTTTCAGCAGCGATTATTCAAATATTACTAGCTCTCTGGATATTTTTTGGAATGAGGAATATTAGAGAAAATCTATAG